The genomic DNA CTTCCGGGCGGTCACTTCTACCTGTTCGAGGAGCCGGAGCTGTTGGCCCGGCACCTGGCCGAGGACATCGAGGCCCGACGATTGGCGGTCCAGGCATGATCACCGTTCACCTGACCTACGAGATCGACCCGGACCGGCTCGACGACTTCGCCGAGTACGGCCGGCGCTGGATCACGCTGGTCAACCGCCTCGGCGGCACCCACCACGGCTACTTCCTGCCGAGCGAGGGCGACAGCGATGTCGCGTACGCGCTGTTCTCCTTCGAGAGCCTGGCCGCGTACGAGCGGTACCGCACCGCCAGCTTCGCCGACGAGGAATGCCTGGCGGCCTTCGAGCTGGCTCGCACCACCAAGTGCATCAAGCGGTACGAGCGCCGGTTCCTGGCCCCGCTCGACGCCTGACGGCGGGGCCGCGCACGCGAATCCCGGGCTTCCCGGCGCATCGGCGCCGGGAAGCCCGGGATTCGCTCGTTCCGTTCGTCAGGCCGTGGGCGACCGGACGGACGCGGTCAGGACGTGCAGGTGGCCGCGGGCCGGATTGCTACGCGGCGTCCCGCCGCGCTCCAGGGTCCGGGCGGCCTCCTCCAGCAGCCGGTCGCCGGGGATCTCCCGAAGCGGCCAGCTGAGCGTCACCCGGTTCAGGCCCGGCCGCCAGTGCTGCGCGGGAACGGTCGTCCGCGTGCTGCGCCACTCCGGGCCGAGGCCGACACTCGCCACCTCCACGCCGTTGACCAGCACGCCGACGAGGGCTTCGCCGGGGTCGCCGGCCGGCAGCCGGGCGGTCAGCCCGAGCTCGACCTCCGCGGGCCCTGCCAGGACCAGCCAGGTGTAGGTGTGCGGGCCCGGCGCGACCACGAAGGGGTGCGGCTGCCCGGTGCTGCCGAACTGCTCGCGCCAAGTGGGTGCCCGGCTGATGTCCGTGAGCAGGTCGACCTCCGGCCGGGCGTGCTCGGCGATCAGCAGCCGCCGGTACGCGTCGGGGTCGGCCGCACCGCGCTCGGCCAGCAGGTCGAGCATGGTCTGCCGCAGGTCGTGGTCGGCGAGCTTGGCGGCCGACTGCGGATCGCCGACCTCCAGGTAGCGGGCCAGCTCCGGCACGCGGGCCGAGCGTTCGAAACTGGCGCAGATCCAGTTCGGGGCCAGCCTGGACTGGTAGTCGAGATATTCGGCCAGGTGTGCCGCGACGCCTTCGTCGAGCGTCAGGGCCCGCTCCAGCAGGTACCGGACGATCTCCGCGGGCTGTCCGATGTGCGCGTTGTGGATCGCCGCCAGGAAGTGCGCGGCGGCCTGGCCGGCCGCGGCGGGCGGGGTCAGCGCGGCCGCGATCGCGGCGGGATCCGTCCGGTCGTCGCGGCCGCCCAGCCGGGTGCCGAGGGCAGCCGCGGTCCACGCGGCGGCCAGGGCGAGTCCCTCGTGGTTCAGGTGGCAGTAGTCGAGGAAGTGCTCCCGGCCCGGAGTGCGGCCGTCGGCCGCCCGGCGCAGGATCTCGGGCAGGTCGACCAGGGCGAAGCCGTGTTCTGCGGCCTTGGCCCGCATGGTCTCCTGGACGGCAGTAAGCATCCGGGGCGCGTGCGGCGCGAACCGTCCGACGGCGGCGTCCTTGGCGTTGCGCAGGGCCCGCTCGGCACCGGCCGGGTCGTCGCCCGCCAGTGCGCTCGCCAGGAGCCGATGGGCGGCGACGCTGCCGCCACCGTCGAGGGCGATCATCTCGACCGCGGTCCCGGCCGCCTCGGCGGTCTCACCGGCCGCGAGCTGCCGCTCGGCGCGCTCTCGCAGCCGCTGCCAGGCGAGGTTGCCGGCACCCGGCAGCACCGGGCAGGCCAGGAAGGGTTCCTCGTGCCAGTCCGCCAGGTTGAACTCGGGCACCACGAGGACGACTTCGGCGCCGTAGTCGGCCGCGGTGGCGGCCAGGCCGTCCAGGAACTCGCGGGCCCGGGCGACCATGGCGGCGTGGAAGAGCCGCTGTGCGGCGGGGTAGCCCCCGGCCCGCAGCGCGTCGGCCATCAGCCGGCGTTCGGCGTCGGTCAGGGTGGGCTGGTACCAGTTGTTGCCCGCGAACACCACGATCGCATCGGGAGCGACGGAAGCCAGCTCGGCCAGGATCCGGCGGATGTCCTCGGCGTTCGCGTTGGTCCGCGCCAGGTCGAGGACGTCGACGTCGGTCAGGCCGGGCAGGCTGCGCAGGCAGTCACCGACCAGACCGGCGTAGGTGGTGGCGGGGTCGAAGAAGTACCCGCGGGCCACCGACTCGCCGAGCACGGCCACCCGGCGGTGGCCGGTGGCCGGCGGCAGGCGTTCCAGGTCCGCCCAGAACTGCCAGTCTGCCTTGAGGTCGGGGCGGCGCAGGTGGGTCCCGTCGTCGTCGAGCCGCCAGATGCCGAGGTCGCGGGGGTCCACCGGGGCGGATCGGGGCGCCGCGGGTGCGGCCCCCGCTGCCGACAGCCGTTGGAGGAGCCCAAGGGCCAGCGCGCCGTCCTCCGCGGCGAGCGTCCGGGCGAGGCGGCGGGTGTAGGAGCGGATCGGGTCGGTGTCGCTGGGCATGGGCGCGCCTAAAGGAGTGAGTAGACGGAGTCGCTGACCACCGGACCGCCTGCGGGACGGGTCCCCGAGAACCAGGTGAGCCAGGCCGGGGGAATGTCCTCGCGGTCGATGACGAAGTCCTCGAGCACCAGGCAGTCGATGGCGGACCGGACGAAGCACAGGAGAGCGTCCTCCGGGGTCTGCACGATCGGCTCGCCGCGCAGGTTGAACGAGGTGTTCAGGAGGATCGGGCAGCCGGTGCGCTCGTCGAAGGCGCGCACCAGCCGGTAGAACCGGCCGTTCACCTGCTCGGTCAAGGTCTGTACCCGGGCCGAGCGGTCGACGTGGGTAACGGCCGGCAGGTCGAGCGGCGAGGTCACCTCGCAGGTTTCGAGCATGAAGGGCGACTCGTGGTCGAGCCGGAAGTGGTCGGCGGCCTTCTCGGCGAGCACGGCCGGAGCGAACGGGCGGAAACCCTCGCGCATCTTCACCAGGGCGTTGATCCGGTCGCGCATCTCCGGGCGGCGGGGATCGGCGAGGATGGACCGGCCGCCGAGCGCCCGCGGCCCGAACTCCGAACGGCCGTGGTACCAGCCGATCGCCTTGCCGGCGGCCAGTCGGTCCACGACCGCCTCCAACAGCCGGTCCTCACGGCCGCGGAAGTCGTGGAAGCCCCGGTCGCCGGCCGCGGCCAGGGTCTGGGCGACCTCCTGCACGGAGTGGCCCGGACCGATCAGCGCGGTGCGCATCCGCCCGCGGGCCGGACGCCGGCCGGTCAGGCGCCGGTGGGCGACGGCCGCGGCGCCGAGGCTGCCGCCGGCGTCACCCGCGGCGGGTTGGACGAAGACCTCGCGGAACGGACCCTCCTCGACGATCCGGCGCACCGCCACGACGTTCAGGGCGACCCCGCCGGCCATGCACAGCCGGTCGCTGGAGGTCAGCCGGCGGGCCCGCGAGGCGAGCGTCAGCAGGGTCTCCTCGGTGACCAGCTGGATGCTACGGGCGAGGTCGCAGTGGTCCTGGCCGATCTCGGACTCCGGTTCCCGGGCCTCGAGGCCGAGCAGGTCGGCGAGCTTGCCTGCGGCCATCGTGCGGGAGTTGGTGAAGTCGAAGAAGTCGAGGTCGAGGCGGAACGAGCCGTCGTCGGCCACCTCGACCAGCCGGCGCACGCGGTCCGCGTAACGCGGTTGCCCGTACGGTGCCAGACCCATCACCTTGTACTCGCCCTCGTTCACCTCGAAGCCGAGGTGGCCGGTGATCGTGCTGTACAGCAGGCCGAGGGAGTGCGGGAACTCCACCTCGGCGAGCAGGTCCAGGTCGTCGCCCGCGCCCCGGCCCCAGGTCGTGGTGGCCCACTCCCCCACCGCGTCGACGGTCAGTACTGCCGACTCCTCGAAGCCCGAGTAGTAGTAGGCGCTGGCGGCGTGGGACAGGTGGTGGTCGACGATCTCCAGGGGGCCGTCGTAACCCAGGAGGTCGCGGATCTCCCGGCGGGGCCGGTCCGCGTCCAGCCGGTCCAGGGCCTCCGGGCGCGCGTCGGGAAGAGCGGGGAGCGCCGTCCACAGCTGGCGGTCGAGCTTCTTCACCGGGTCCTCGTAGTACGCCACGCAGTCGACGTCGGCCAGCGTCAGCCCGGCCTGGCGCAGGCATTCCAGGACCGCCCGGCGAGGGAGGGCCGGGTCCTGCTTGATCCGGGTGAACCGTTCCTCGTGGGCTGCGGCGACGAGTTCACCGCCGACCAGCACCGCGCAGGCGGCGTCGTGGAAGTGCGCCGAGATCCCCAGCACGACGGGTCCGGGGGAGGTGCCGTTCATCCCTGCTCCTGTCCTCGGCCCGCAGCCGCGACCGGGGTGTCCGGCCGGCGGGCCGCCGGACGCATGTCGACCCAAAGCTCCTCGATCCGCTCCAGGCACTGCTCGCGGCCGGCCGGCGGACCGACCGACCTCCAGCCGGCGGGGAGCGGCCGGTCGTCCCACCAGACCGAGTACTGCTGCTCGTCGTTGACGACGACGTACCAGCCGCCGGCCCCGGCCGGCGGCGCATCAGGATCGCGCACGGTTCCTCCTAAGGCGTGTCTGATAATTGATCTTGTGGCAGGTCGAGGCGAGCTGACGGACGCGGCATGGGAGCGAATAGAGCCCTTGTTGCCGCAGGTGGACGGGCGTGGCCGTCCATGGCGCGATCACCGGCAGGTGGTCAACGGCGTGCTGTGGCGGCTCCGGACCGGAGCACCCTGGCGCGACCTCCCGGATCGGTACGGCCCATGGCAAACCGTCTACGAGAGGTTCGCCCGCTGGGAGGCGGACGGCACCTGGGCGAAACTCCTGGAACACGTCCAGGTCCACGACGACGCGGTGGGCCGGGTCGAATGGACCGTCGCCGTCGACTCCACGGTCAACCGCGCCCACCAGCACGCCGCCGGCGCCCGCAAAAAGGGGATGCAGACGGGGACGAACTGGAAGATCCGGGCCGCTCGCAGACGCGCCAGGCCCTCGGCCGGTCCCGAGGCGGGCTGACCACCAAGGTCCACCTCGCCGTCGACGGCCGGGGCCTGCCGCTGTCGATCGTGCTCACCCCGGGCAACGTCAACGACGCCACCGCGTTCGCCGACGTCCTCGACGGGATCCGCATCCCGCGGGCAGCCACGGGCCGTCCGCGCACGACACCGCAGCGCGTGCTGGGAGACAAGGCCTACTCCAGCAGGGCCATTCGCCACCTGCTGCGACGCCGGGGCATCGCCGCCACGATCCCCGAGCGCCGCGACCAGGCGGCCAACCGCCGACGCCGAGGGCGCCTCGGCGGCCGACCACCCGCCTTCGACAAGGAGATCTACCGCGACCGCAACGTGGTCGAACGATGCTTCGCCCGCCTCAAGCAGTTCCGCGCGATCGCGACCAGGTACGACAAACTCGCCGACCGCTACCGAGCCGGAGTCGTCCTGGCCTCCCTGATCCTCTGGCTCCGCGAACCAGCCAGATGATCATTTGTCAGACACGCCTTAGATCAGTACGGGGCCGCGGCCGGTGCGGGAACCGGCGCTCCGCCGGCTGTCCAGGTGCACGTAGATGCGGTGCAGCCAGCGGTCGCGGCCGTCGTAGCGCGGGGTGAAGTCGGTCCGCCCGTGGACGACCAGGCGGTTGTCGATGAAGACCATCTCGCCGGGGCGCAGGACCAGCGAGGACGCCGACGCGAGCAGCGCCGCGCCCAGCCCGGCCATCGCGCCGCCGGCCTCGTCGTCCAGGCCGGCGGTCGCGTTGAAGTCCACCCGGATGTCCGGGTCCGTCGGGCTCCCGCCGAGGAGCGGGTGCGGCTCGGTGGCGCCGCCGGCGCCGAAGGAGGGCGGAGCCTCGGTCACGAACCGCGGCGCGCGCAGCAGGGCGAGCTCGTCCTCGGTGAGCAGCGCCAGTGCGTCGCGGATCGAGGCGACCAGCGTTCCGGCCCGGCCCTCGTGGTCGGTGCGCAGGCACAACAGGCCGATGAGATCCGGGCGGTGGGGGTGGAAGGCGTTCTCGTTGTGGAGTTCGAGCTGGACCGACCCGGCGTTGCTCTGGGTGTGGGCGAGGGAGCTGACCGGCACCACGTTCTGGACCAGGGCGCCCTGCTTCTCGTCCCGGTAGGCGACGACCTCGCCGAGCTGCTGGCCGAGCAGCATCGCGACCGCGGCGGGCAGCCGCGGCAGCCGCTCCACCGAGCCGGCCACCGTCGGGGTGTTCGGCAGTGTCCCGACGTCGATGGGGAGGCCGGCCAGGACGAACAGGCCGCGGCCGGAGTCCTGGCGCAGCTCGCGGAGGCCCTCCAGGAGCCGCAGCGGCAGCCGGCAGCTCAGCCGCCGGGCCTCGGCCAGCCAGTCGTGGTCGTCGAGCAGGGCCGGCGCGGTCCCGGCGAGTTCCCCGGCGAGTTGCCGGATCGCCGCGCGCTCGGGCCCGGTGAGCTCCAGTCGGAGCGTGCGGGCGGGCACGGCGTCGGGTGCGGCGTCGGGTGCGGCGAGTACGGACACGCTGATACCTCTCGGAGCTGGTGGTTGCGTCAGAGCGGGAGCAGGCCCTGCAGCGTCCGGTTGTCGACCTTGCCGTTGGCGGTCAAGGGGATTCGGTCGACGGCCAGGACGTGGGTGGGGACCATGTGGTCGGGCAGGTCTGCCGCGACGTGGGCGCGCAGCCGGTCGGCGTCGGCCGTGGTGCCGGGGGCCGGGACCACGAACGCCGCCAGACGCCGGCCCCGCCCGTGGGGCCCGCAGGCGAGGACGACGACCTCGGCCACGTCGGGGTGGCGGCGCAGGACCGCCTGGATCTCGCCCGGTTCGACCCGGTAGCCGCGGATCTTCACCTGGTGGTCCAGCCGGCCGAGGAACTCCAGGGAGCCGTCGGGGCGCCGCCGGCCCCGGTCGCCGGTGCGGTAGAGCCGGCTGCCCGGTGCGCCGTACGGGTCCGGGAGGAAGCGGTCCGCGGTCGGCCCGGGGCGGCCGAGGTAGCCGCGGGCGACGCCGGCGCCGCCGATGTACACCTCGCCCGGGACGCCGAGCGGCAGCGGCTCCAGCCTCTCGGTCAGCACGTACATGGTGGTGTTGGGGATCGGCGCGCCGAGGGCGATGAGTTCACCGGAGGGCGGTTCGAGGACGGGTTCGCCGGAGTTGCCCACGGTGATCTCGGTGGGGCCGTACTCGGTGCCGACGACCGTGCCGCCGGTGCCCGCGGAGTCGATCCAGCGGGCGGCGAGCTCGCTGGTGAACGCGTCGCCGGCGGCGACCACGATCCCGGCCAGGCGGTGGGTCTGCGC from Kitasatospora terrestris includes the following:
- a CDS encoding NIPSNAP family protein; protein product: MITVHLTYEIDPDRLDDFAEYGRRWITLVNRLGGTHHGYFLPSEGDSDVAYALFSFESLAAYERYRTASFADEECLAAFELARTTKCIKRYERRFLAPLDA
- a CDS encoding carbamoyltransferase family protein, translating into MNGTSPGPVVLGISAHFHDAACAVLVGGELVAAAHEERFTRIKQDPALPRRAVLECLRQAGLTLADVDCVAYYEDPVKKLDRQLWTALPALPDARPEALDRLDADRPRREIRDLLGYDGPLEIVDHHLSHAASAYYYSGFEESAVLTVDAVGEWATTTWGRGAGDDLDLLAEVEFPHSLGLLYSTITGHLGFEVNEGEYKVMGLAPYGQPRYADRVRRLVEVADDGSFRLDLDFFDFTNSRTMAAGKLADLLGLEAREPESEIGQDHCDLARSIQLVTEETLLTLASRARRLTSSDRLCMAGGVALNVVAVRRIVEEGPFREVFVQPAAGDAGGSLGAAAVAHRRLTGRRPARGRMRTALIGPGHSVQEVAQTLAAAGDRGFHDFRGREDRLLEAVVDRLAAGKAIGWYHGRSEFGPRALGGRSILADPRRPEMRDRINALVKMREGFRPFAPAVLAEKAADHFRLDHESPFMLETCEVTSPLDLPAVTHVDRSARVQTLTEQVNGRFYRLVRAFDERTGCPILLNTSFNLRGEPIVQTPEDALLCFVRSAIDCLVLEDFVIDREDIPPAWLTWFSGTRPAGGPVVSDSVYSLL
- a CDS encoding MbtH family protein, which encodes MRDPDAPPAGAGGWYVVVNDEQQYSVWWDDRPLPAGWRSVGPPAGREQCLERIEELWVDMRPAARRPDTPVAAAGRGQEQG
- a CDS encoding IS5 family transposase (programmed frameshift), whose translation is MAGRGELTDAAWERIEPLLPQVDGRGRPWRDHRQVVNGVLWRLRTGAPWRDLPDRYGPWQTVYERFARWEADGTWAKLLEHVQVHDDAVGRVEWTVAVDSTVNRAHQHAAGARKKGNADGDELEDPGRSQTRQALGRSRGGLTTKVHLAVDGRGLPLSIVLTPGNVNDATAFADVLDGIRIPRAATGRPRTTPQRVLGDKAYSSRAIRHLLRRRGIAATIPERRDQAANRRRRGRLGGRPPAFDKEIYRDRNVVERCFARLKQFRAIATRYDKLADRYRAGVVLASLILWLREPAR
- a CDS encoding TauD/TfdA family dioxygenase translates to MSVLAAPDAAPDAVPARTLRLELTGPERAAIRQLAGELAGTAPALLDDHDWLAEARRLSCRLPLRLLEGLRELRQDSGRGLFVLAGLPIDVGTLPNTPTVAGSVERLPRLPAAVAMLLGQQLGEVVAYRDEKQGALVQNVVPVSSLAHTQSNAGSVQLELHNENAFHPHRPDLIGLLCLRTDHEGRAGTLVASIRDALALLTEDELALLRAPRFVTEAPPSFGAGGATEPHPLLGGSPTDPDIRVDFNATAGLDDEAGGAMAGLGAALLASASSLVLRPGEMVFIDNRLVVHGRTDFTPRYDGRDRWLHRIYVHLDSRRSAGSRTGRGPVLI